In Thauera sp. JM12B12, one DNA window encodes the following:
- a CDS encoding phenol 2-monooxygenase domain-containing protein gives MSYELTIEPIGQTIEVEDGQTILDAALRAGIWLPHACCHGLCATCKVQVLDGEVDHGEASSFALMDFERDEGKTLACCARLESDVTIEAEIEEEADAESIPVRDFPGTVTRIEALTPTIKAVFIETDEPMHFQAGQYINFFLEGGEYSRAFSLANPPSTGREVELNIRIVPGGRGTTWIHEQLQVGERVRLSGPYGRFFVRKSAPEALIFMAGGSGLSSPRSMILDLLEAGDTRPMTLVYGQRNRAELYYHDEFLALAEKHASFTYVPALSDEPADSDWAGFRGYVHEAATAHFNNDFRGHKAYLCGPPLMIDACITALMQGRLFERDIFMEKFFSAADVQQVRSPLFKKI, from the coding sequence ATGAGCTACGAACTGACCATTGAGCCCATCGGCCAGACGATCGAAGTCGAGGACGGCCAGACCATCCTCGACGCTGCCCTGCGCGCGGGGATCTGGTTGCCCCACGCCTGCTGTCACGGCCTGTGCGCCACCTGCAAGGTGCAGGTCCTCGACGGCGAGGTCGATCATGGCGAGGCCTCGAGCTTCGCGCTGATGGATTTCGAGCGCGACGAGGGCAAGACCCTGGCCTGTTGCGCCCGCCTCGAGTCCGACGTGACCATCGAGGCCGAGATCGAGGAGGAGGCGGACGCGGAGTCGATCCCCGTGCGCGACTTCCCCGGCACCGTGACCCGCATCGAGGCGCTCACGCCCACGATCAAGGCGGTGTTCATCGAGACCGACGAGCCGATGCACTTCCAGGCCGGGCAGTACATCAACTTCTTCCTCGAGGGGGGCGAGTACAGCCGTGCGTTCTCGCTGGCCAATCCGCCGTCAACCGGCCGCGAGGTCGAACTCAACATCCGCATCGTGCCCGGTGGCCGGGGCACCACCTGGATCCACGAGCAGCTGCAGGTTGGCGAGCGCGTTCGCCTCTCCGGCCCCTATGGCCGTTTCTTCGTGCGCAAGTCGGCGCCCGAGGCGCTGATCTTCATGGCCGGCGGCTCCGGACTGTCCAGCCCGCGCTCGATGATCCTCGACCTGCTCGAGGCAGGGGACACGCGGCCGATGACCCTGGTGTACGGCCAGCGCAACCGCGCCGAACTCTACTACCACGACGAGTTCCTCGCCCTGGCCGAGAAGCATGCCAGCTTCACCTACGTCCCGGCGCTTTCGGACGAACCTGCCGATTCCGACTGGGCGGGCTTCCGCGGCTACGTTCACGAGGCGGCGACGGCGCACTTCAACAACGACTTCCGCGGGCACAAGGCCTACCTGTGCGGTCCGCCGCTGATGATCGACGCCTGCATCACCGCACTGATGCAGGGGCGCCTGTTCGAGCGCGACATCTTCATGGAGAAGTTCTTCTCCGCTGCCGACGTGCAGCAGGTGCGCAGTCCGCTGTTCAAGAAGATATGA
- a CDS encoding phenol hydroxylase subunit P4 has protein sequence MAVAAISKYEFAPADTQDKFHGAQLLYIGWEDHLLFCAPFCFPFPATMRFGDVVSGPMQAAFGYHPDFARIDWAKVEWLKSGKPFAPDFDKSLAENGLRHKDVIRFRTPGLNGIKGSCN, from the coding sequence ATGGCTGTAGCCGCCATTTCCAAGTACGAGTTCGCGCCTGCCGACACCCAGGACAAGTTCCACGGCGCGCAGTTGCTCTACATCGGTTGGGAAGACCATCTGCTGTTCTGCGCCCCGTTCTGCTTCCCGTTCCCGGCGACCATGCGCTTCGGCGACGTCGTCTCCGGGCCGATGCAGGCCGCCTTCGGCTACCACCCCGACTTCGCACGGATCGACTGGGCAAAGGTGGAGTGGCTCAAGTCCGGAAAGCCCTTCGCCCCGGATTTCGACAAGTCGCTGGCCGAGAACGGCCTCAGGCACAAGGACGTGATCCGCTTCCGCACGCCCGGCCTCAACGGCATCAAGGGTTCCTGCAACTGA
- a CDS encoding DUF1329 domain-containing protein: MKKNLIAAALLGLALTAHAATEADLKASFNPYQSGFPSFPGLGAGTVINKGNVDQFKDVVPTGVYQLLKDGLFEIKVGPTTQFELSNAYIEATRKNLGKAKLGPNNGDLEGFAGGRPFVEEPDLKDPRAGEKLAWNYKYGVNWGDNANITPFFWKYRNMATGELERTIQFSFHFLNFKHRVKDEPVPEVTPNPSNLFRGIYVKVDAPQDLKNTQLLIQRYDDDQKLDDAYLYLGFQRRVRRLATGQTTDSFLGSDLMIEDFEGYNGRISDMKWTYKGTKNVILPMWNHNELALSDEFKDPDGYKYVGFGGQGECFHQGTWQLRKVYVLEAEPVNTAHPVSKRVFYMDAQLGNLNGANEIYDRKGDLWKVFMVGKSHADHHLPINKGAGIGIDDAFSMIDVQGKHCTTGHFKGQVDSKQNPPRMFQAQYMRGGD, encoded by the coding sequence ATGAAGAAGAACCTCATCGCCGCAGCCCTGCTCGGCCTCGCGCTCACCGCGCATGCAGCCACCGAAGCCGACCTCAAGGCGAGCTTCAACCCCTACCAGAGCGGCTTCCCGAGCTTTCCCGGGCTCGGCGCCGGCACCGTGATCAACAAGGGCAACGTCGACCAGTTCAAGGACGTCGTCCCGACGGGCGTCTATCAGCTGCTCAAGGATGGCCTGTTCGAGATCAAGGTCGGCCCCACCACCCAGTTCGAGCTCTCCAACGCCTACATCGAGGCCACCCGCAAGAACCTCGGCAAGGCCAAGCTCGGCCCCAACAACGGCGATCTCGAGGGCTTCGCCGGCGGCCGGCCGTTCGTCGAGGAGCCCGACCTCAAGGATCCGCGCGCGGGCGAGAAGCTGGCCTGGAACTACAAGTACGGGGTGAACTGGGGCGACAACGCCAACATCACGCCGTTCTTCTGGAAGTACCGCAACATGGCGACCGGCGAGCTCGAGCGCACGATCCAGTTCAGCTTCCACTTCCTGAACTTCAAGCATCGCGTCAAGGATGAGCCGGTGCCCGAAGTGACGCCCAACCCGTCGAACCTGTTCCGCGGCATCTACGTGAAGGTCGACGCGCCACAGGACCTCAAGAACACGCAGCTCCTGATCCAGCGCTACGACGACGACCAGAAGCTCGACGACGCCTATCTGTATCTCGGCTTCCAGCGCCGCGTGCGCCGCCTCGCCACGGGACAGACCACCGACTCCTTCCTCGGTTCGGACCTGATGATCGAGGACTTCGAGGGCTATAACGGCCGCATCTCGGACATGAAGTGGACCTACAAGGGCACCAAGAACGTGATCCTGCCGATGTGGAACCACAACGAGCTCGCGCTCAGCGACGAGTTCAAGGACCCCGACGGCTACAAGTACGTGGGCTTCGGCGGCCAGGGCGAGTGCTTCCACCAGGGCACCTGGCAGCTGCGCAAGGTGTATGTGCTCGAGGCCGAGCCGGTCAACACCGCGCACCCGGTCAGCAAGCGCGTGTTCTACATGGATGCGCAGCTCGGCAACCTGAACGGTGCCAACGAGATCTACGACCGCAAGGGCGACCTGTGGAAGGTGTTCATGGTCGGCAAGTCGCACGCCGATCACCACCTGCCGATCAACAAGGGCGCGGGCATCGGCATCGATGACGCCTTCTCCATGATCGACGTGCAGGGCAAGCACTGCACCACCGGTCATTTCAAGGGTCAGGTCGATTCCAAGCAGAACCCGCCGCGGATGTTCCAGGCGCAGTACATGCGCGGGGGCGACTGA
- a CDS encoding MMPL family transporter, translating into MRHSITHRLHIAEEWIFANPKIVLALILVGSLLFGMALPKLRVFTDFSDLLPQNHSYIQTYNRLKENFGGANMIVMAVEVEQGTIFNDQTLRLIHDATQGVDNLPGVNHNLVSSLTHRTARKIFLDEQGSFASESYYDPQQPTRTVAELEQLKKDVIANPTMYGLLVSPDLKAALIKAQLNEGDIDYPATFAALQAVREKLATPGHRIHVTGNPVLTGWVYTYLGQIIEIMVFTLMLLALLLIVYFRRLYGIALPMLGIALSTVWGLGFMALMGINLEPLSLPIPFLIAARATSHGVQLVARYYEELAIVKDGQRAARNALDALFRPGSLAIIVDAVGLAVLVLGAAPFNHKLGIAAGFWGISVIFTVHFMVPLALSVLPAPKKTENSNDFMPAILGGAMAKTGGTDGGARSILILTLIGAIGGLYMLGLVKMGDTEPGSPLLHRHHDYNVSTTAINERFPGSEELHVLARTDEPGGIKRPEVMAAIERFQAHMMSDPSLGGTKALPGVVRVVNKLTHNDDPRWMQLPDSADEIGGLMFAYLASSPIPGALKEFINAQENEANMVFYYKDHQADTIERVVALAEEGARIIEAEVPGLHIELGGGIIGVTAAANQALHTDHLIIIPAVMILAFVIVSIYYSSLHAGWLMVLPMLFATLMTYAYMGAIGIGISVNTVPVIAVGVGVGIDYAVYFMDRIREEYATLGDMKQAVIKAVATTGSAVSFTAATLIAGVILWIFMSDLKFQSDAALLLVYMLVVNAIAAVLIVPSWCVVFKPKFVTAAHYDEDGVLEV; encoded by the coding sequence ATGCGTCACTCCATCACCCACCGCCTCCATATCGCCGAGGAGTGGATCTTCGCAAACCCGAAGATCGTCCTCGCCCTCATCCTGGTGGGTTCGCTCCTTTTCGGGATGGCCCTGCCGAAGCTGCGGGTGTTCACCGATTTCTCCGACCTGCTGCCGCAGAACCACTCGTACATTCAGACCTACAACCGCCTGAAGGAGAACTTCGGCGGCGCCAACATGATCGTCATGGCGGTCGAGGTCGAGCAGGGCACGATCTTCAACGACCAGACGCTGCGCCTGATCCACGACGCGACGCAGGGCGTGGACAACCTGCCCGGGGTCAATCACAACCTGGTGTCGAGCCTCACCCACCGTACGGCGCGCAAGATCTTCCTCGACGAGCAGGGCAGCTTCGCCTCCGAGTCCTACTACGACCCGCAGCAGCCCACCCGAACGGTCGCCGAACTCGAGCAGCTCAAGAAGGATGTCATCGCCAACCCGACGATGTACGGCCTGCTCGTGTCGCCCGACCTGAAGGCGGCATTGATCAAGGCGCAGCTCAACGAGGGCGACATCGACTATCCCGCCACCTTCGCCGCCCTGCAGGCCGTGCGCGAGAAGCTGGCGACCCCCGGCCACCGCATTCACGTCACCGGCAACCCGGTGCTGACCGGCTGGGTGTACACCTACCTCGGGCAGATCATCGAGATCATGGTGTTCACCCTGATGCTGCTCGCATTGCTGCTGATCGTCTATTTCCGCAGGCTGTACGGCATTGCGTTGCCGATGCTGGGCATCGCGCTGTCGACCGTCTGGGGTCTGGGCTTCATGGCGCTGATGGGGATCAACCTCGAGCCGCTGTCCCTGCCCATCCCCTTCCTCATCGCCGCGCGTGCGACCTCGCATGGCGTGCAGCTGGTGGCGCGCTACTACGAGGAGCTCGCGATCGTGAAGGACGGCCAGCGGGCGGCACGGAACGCGCTGGACGCGCTCTTCCGTCCAGGCTCACTGGCCATCATCGTCGATGCGGTCGGCCTCGCCGTACTGGTGCTGGGCGCCGCGCCCTTCAACCACAAGCTCGGCATCGCCGCCGGTTTCTGGGGCATCTCGGTGATCTTCACGGTGCACTTCATGGTGCCGCTGGCGCTGTCGGTCCTGCCGGCGCCGAAGAAGACCGAGAACTCCAACGACTTCATGCCCGCGATCCTCGGCGGCGCCATGGCCAAGACGGGCGGCACCGACGGCGGCGCCCGCTCCATCCTGATCCTCACCCTGATCGGCGCCATCGGCGGCCTGTACATGCTGGGGCTGGTCAAGATGGGCGACACCGAGCCGGGCTCGCCGCTGCTGCACCGCCACCATGACTACAACGTGTCGACCACCGCGATCAACGAGCGCTTTCCGGGCTCGGAAGAGCTGCACGTGCTGGCGCGTACCGACGAGCCGGGCGGCATCAAGCGTCCAGAGGTCATGGCAGCCATCGAGCGCTTCCAGGCACACATGATGTCCGACCCGTCGCTGGGCGGAACGAAGGCCCTGCCGGGCGTGGTACGGGTCGTGAACAAGCTGACCCACAACGACGATCCGCGCTGGATGCAATTGCCGGACAGCGCCGACGAGATCGGTGGCCTCATGTTCGCCTATCTGGCATCGAGCCCGATTCCGGGGGCGTTGAAGGAGTTCATCAACGCCCAGGAGAACGAGGCCAACATGGTCTTCTACTACAAGGACCATCAGGCCGACACCATCGAGCGCGTGGTCGCGCTGGCCGAGGAAGGCGCCCGCATCATCGAGGCGGAGGTGCCCGGCCTGCACATCGAGCTCGGCGGCGGCATCATCGGCGTCACCGCGGCGGCCAACCAGGCGCTGCATACCGACCACCTCATCATCATCCCCGCGGTGATGATCCTCGCCTTCGTCATCGTGTCGATCTACTACAGCTCGCTGCACGCCGGCTGGCTGATGGTGCTGCCGATGCTGTTCGCCACCTTGATGACCTATGCATACATGGGCGCGATCGGGATCGGCATCAGCGTGAACACCGTGCCGGTGATCGCTGTGGGCGTGGGCGTCGGCATCGACTACGCGGTGTATTTCATGGACCGCATCCGCGAGGAGTACGCCACCCTCGGAGACATGAAGCAGGCGGTGATCAAGGCCGTGGCCACGACTGGCTCGGCCGTCTCCTTCACCGCTGCCACCCTGATCGCCGGGGTGATCCTGTGGATCTTCATGTCCGATCTCAAGTTCCAGTCCGACGCAGCGCTGCTGCTGGTCTACATGCTGGTCGTCAATGCGATCGCGGCCGTGCTGATCGTCCCGAGCTGGTGCGTCGTGTTCAAGCCCAAGTTCGTCACGGCGGCCCACTACGACGAGGACGGCGTCCTCGAGGTCTAG
- a CDS encoding MmoB/DmpM family protein, with protein MSTVFLALQTNEDTRPIIEAILQDNPGAVVDEQPAMVKINADGRLVVRRETIEELIGRDYDLQELQVNMITMSGNLDQTDDEITLFWKS; from the coding sequence ATGTCGACCGTATTCCTTGCGTTGCAGACCAACGAAGACACCCGCCCGATCATCGAGGCGATCCTGCAGGACAACCCGGGCGCTGTCGTCGATGAGCAGCCGGCGATGGTGAAGATCAACGCCGACGGCCGCCTGGTCGTCCGCCGCGAGACGATCGAGGAGCTCATCGGTCGCGACTACGACCTGCAGGAGCTGCAGGTCAACATGATCACCATGTCGGGCAACCTCGACCAGACCGACGACGAGATCACCCTGTTCTGGAAATCCTGA
- a CDS encoding DUF1302 family protein, translated as MSKKETRRPPALKLLAFVTGCALAMPVLAQQLPELGSEAEPWKVDVYYDNHTAFRGKDRTGDRVGLSKFRNTLQVEADKELGDDWAFRGILRGSWDGVYRMNKGQYGEAAGGPINLQSTTPGGYIETPHGAGPVTKEVVDGLGLTNNAFVSGAGYPNSPNDGFRVLGDRLHETAGGVAFGVPVRPCDKDGRGCRDFGGYGDKKLSELEAPEFNDRLDFIREAYVRKNFTLGDGSDLFLKIGKQQVVWGRTDLFRVLDVINPVDYSRNNIYDELQDIRIPMWIAQAEWRMGPSESMQDRNFQIVWNFDKFRPNNLGQCGSPNAILDAGCFFRGMANLWDNGGTVANFANVAPGTLLATNFGPGQIGLRDVNLPDWSLSNTQIGAKFEGITQDGLSFSLNALYYRSQLPSLHGAKRTTNGFTGVYSETNPYLISFDMEFPRVKLLGGSLDFQSEALGAAFRFEGAMTWGEEFANTARPELYSSNRVWRSVIGVDRPTFIPFINPHRTTLISAQLFWQHIFDHEYYKTGAKDGQNYLGPVGMVDWKDNFIGTVLIKAFMMNDRLSPELIVARDFRAQATAIAPAVEWSVTDDLKLTFGGNFKVGTGARRFDDCRACNPWAPFTAPVGDPDPMTAYSRGLAGFEPLGRFRAGPIGSAMYEDEIYFKLKYQF; from the coding sequence ATGAGCAAGAAAGAAACTCGTCGGCCGCCAGCGCTCAAGCTGCTTGCGTTCGTGACCGGCTGTGCGCTGGCCATGCCGGTGCTGGCCCAGCAGTTGCCCGAGCTCGGGAGCGAGGCCGAGCCCTGGAAGGTGGATGTCTATTACGACAACCACACCGCCTTCCGCGGCAAGGATCGCACCGGAGATCGCGTCGGCCTGTCGAAGTTCCGCAACACGCTGCAGGTCGAGGCGGACAAGGAACTGGGCGACGATTGGGCGTTCCGCGGCATCCTGCGCGGCAGCTGGGACGGCGTGTACCGGATGAACAAGGGGCAGTATGGCGAGGCCGCGGGCGGGCCGATCAACCTCCAGTCGACGACGCCGGGTGGGTACATCGAGACCCCGCATGGCGCCGGGCCGGTGACCAAGGAGGTCGTCGACGGGCTGGGCCTGACCAACAACGCCTTCGTGTCGGGTGCAGGCTACCCCAACAGCCCCAACGACGGTTTCCGTGTGCTCGGCGACCGCCTGCACGAGACCGCCGGCGGTGTCGCCTTCGGCGTGCCGGTGCGGCCTTGCGACAAGGACGGCCGTGGCTGCCGCGACTTTGGCGGCTACGGCGACAAGAAGCTGTCCGAGCTCGAGGCGCCCGAGTTCAACGACCGCCTCGACTTCATCCGTGAAGCCTATGTGCGCAAGAACTTCACCCTGGGCGACGGCTCCGATCTGTTCCTCAAGATCGGCAAGCAGCAGGTGGTGTGGGGGCGCACCGACCTGTTCCGCGTGCTCGACGTCATCAACCCGGTCGACTATTCGCGCAACAACATCTACGACGAGCTCCAGGACATCCGCATCCCGATGTGGATCGCCCAGGCCGAATGGCGCATGGGGCCGTCGGAGTCGATGCAGGACCGCAACTTCCAGATCGTGTGGAACTTCGACAAGTTCCGCCCGAACAACCTCGGCCAGTGCGGCTCGCCGAACGCCATCCTGGATGCGGGCTGCTTCTTCCGCGGCATGGCCAACCTGTGGGACAACGGCGGCACGGTGGCGAACTTCGCCAACGTGGCACCCGGCACCCTGCTCGCGACCAACTTCGGTCCTGGGCAGATCGGCCTGCGCGACGTCAACCTGCCCGACTGGAGCCTGAGCAACACCCAGATCGGCGCCAAGTTCGAAGGCATCACCCAGGATGGGCTGTCGTTCTCGCTCAACGCGCTCTACTACCGCTCGCAGCTGCCCTCGCTGCACGGCGCCAAGCGCACCACCAACGGCTTCACCGGTGTCTACAGCGAGACCAACCCCTATCTGATCTCCTTCGACATGGAGTTCCCGCGCGTCAAGCTGCTCGGCGGCTCGCTCGACTTCCAGTCCGAGGCGCTCGGCGCGGCCTTCCGCTTCGAGGGCGCGATGACCTGGGGCGAGGAGTTCGCCAACACCGCACGTCCGGAGCTGTACTCGAGCAACCGCGTGTGGCGCAGCGTGATCGGCGTCGACCGGCCGACCTTCATCCCCTTCATCAACCCGCATCGGACGACGCTGATCTCGGCGCAGCTGTTCTGGCAGCACATCTTCGACCACGAGTACTACAAGACCGGCGCGAAGGATGGCCAGAACTACCTCGGACCGGTGGGCATGGTGGACTGGAAGGACAACTTCATCGGCACCGTGCTGATCAAGGCCTTCATGATGAACGACCGCCTCAGCCCCGAGCTGATCGTCGCGCGTGACTTCCGGGCGCAGGCGACCGCGATCGCCCCGGCCGTGGAGTGGAGCGTCACCGACGACCTCAAGCTCACCTTCGGCGGCAACTTCAAGGTCGGCACCGGCGCGCGTCGCTTCGACGATTGCCGCGCCTGCAATCCGTGGGCGCCGTTCACCGCGCCTGTCGGCGATCCTGACCCGATGACCGCCTATTCCCGTGGTCTCGCCGGCTTCGAGCCGCTCGGCCGCTTCCGCGCCGGCCCGATCGGCTCGGCCATGTATGAAGACGAGATCTACTTCAAGCTGAAGTACCAGTTCTGA
- a CDS encoding YCF48-related protein has product MNHAGIGPSGSSLLAAACALLIAGCQAQADLSAVRTHAERPLQRYHVIQTLSANDATVIAGTQAGTLLISRNAGQTWERKALAGASLIDSVKCPDGSFIALDFYRRVWAVSADGGSAASAAFEAPEVPLTIACDPKGGWWVAGTHAHIAHSADQGKTWRGIDLEEDAQITALQFIDADNAIALGEFGLVAVSTDGGATWVRREPIPNEFYPYAALFISPQEGWVSGLAGQMLHTSDGGQTWVRQTNNAQVPLYRLFLHGQVPHGVGAGGMVARLERDHWQPVPYPDPLPAFFGAGATLPGQSALIAGSPGGLVRVIGSQTN; this is encoded by the coding sequence ATGAACCACGCTGGTATCGGACCTTCCGGTTCGAGCTTGCTTGCCGCCGCGTGCGCCCTGCTGATCGCGGGCTGCCAGGCGCAGGCTGATCTGTCTGCCGTGCGCACGCACGCCGAACGCCCGCTGCAGCGCTATCACGTCATTCAGACGCTGAGCGCGAACGACGCCACGGTCATCGCCGGTACCCAGGCGGGGACCTTGCTGATCTCGCGCAATGCCGGCCAGACCTGGGAGCGCAAGGCGCTCGCCGGCGCGTCCTTGATCGACTCGGTCAAGTGCCCGGACGGCAGCTTCATCGCCCTCGACTTCTATCGGCGCGTGTGGGCCGTCAGTGCCGATGGCGGCAGCGCCGCCTCCGCCGCCTTCGAGGCCCCCGAGGTTCCGCTCACCATCGCCTGCGACCCCAAGGGCGGGTGGTGGGTCGCTGGCACGCATGCCCACATCGCCCACTCGGCGGATCAGGGCAAGACCTGGCGCGGGATCGACCTCGAGGAGGATGCCCAGATCACTGCGCTGCAGTTCATCGATGCGGACAATGCGATCGCCCTCGGTGAGTTCGGGCTGGTCGCGGTGAGCACCGACGGCGGCGCGACCTGGGTGCGTCGCGAGCCCATCCCGAACGAGTTCTACCCCTACGCTGCCCTCTTCATCTCCCCGCAGGAAGGCTGGGTGAGCGGGCTGGCGGGCCAGATGCTGCACACGTCCGACGGCGGCCAGACCTGGGTCAGGCAGACCAACAACGCGCAGGTTCCGCTCTATCGCCTGTTCCTCCACGGCCAGGTGCCGCACGGCGTCGGTGCCGGCGGCATGGTGGCGCGGCTGGAGCGCGACCACTGGCAGCCCGTCCCCTATCCGGACCCGCTACCGGCGTTCTTCGGTGCCGGCGCCACGCTTCCCGGTCAATCCGCGCTCATCGCCGGCAGCCCTGGCGGGCTGGTGCGCGTGATCGGTTCGCAGACCAACTGA
- a CDS encoding alpha/beta hydrolase produces MSKNTTVPATAADPERGRSIRAAGILTNYHDMGEGNPTLLIHGSGPGVSAWANWRLVMAPLAERMRVIAPDMAGFGFSERRDDIRYDMDTWVAQAVGLLDALGIEQANIVGNSFGGALALALAIRHPGRVRRLVLMGSVGVPFEITEGLDAVWGYTPSFENMRRIMDYFAWDRGLVNDELAELRFRASIRPGFQESFSRMFPAPRQRWVDALASREEDVRALRHETLIIHGRDDRVIPLQTSETLLRWIERSQLHVFGCCGHWTQIEHASRFIRLVGDFVCEGN; encoded by the coding sequence ATGAGCAAGAACACCACCGTGCCCGCGACCGCGGCTGATCCCGAGCGGGGTCGCAGCATCCGGGCTGCCGGCATCCTGACCAACTACCACGACATGGGCGAGGGGAACCCCACGCTCCTCATCCATGGCTCGGGGCCGGGTGTGTCCGCCTGGGCCAACTGGCGCCTGGTGATGGCGCCGCTGGCCGAGCGCATGCGGGTGATCGCGCCCGACATGGCGGGCTTCGGCTTCAGCGAGCGTCGCGACGACATCCGCTACGACATGGACACCTGGGTGGCGCAGGCGGTCGGTCTGCTCGACGCGCTCGGGATCGAGCAGGCCAACATCGTCGGCAACTCCTTCGGCGGTGCGCTCGCCCTGGCGCTGGCGATCCGCCACCCCGGGCGTGTGCGCCGGCTGGTGCTGATGGGTAGCGTGGGCGTGCCCTTCGAGATCACCGAGGGCCTCGACGCGGTCTGGGGCTACACGCCGTCGTTCGAGAACATGCGCCGGATCATGGACTACTTCGCATGGGATCGCGGCCTGGTGAATGACGAGCTCGCCGAACTGCGCTTTCGGGCGAGCATCCGGCCGGGCTTCCAGGAGTCGTTCAGCCGCATGTTTCCCGCGCCGCGCCAGCGCTGGGTGGATGCGCTGGCGAGCAGGGAGGAGGATGTGCGCGCGCTGCGTCACGAGACCCTGATCATCCACGGTCGCGACGACCGGGTGATTCCGCTGCAGACCTCGGAGACCCTGCTGCGCTGGATCGAGCGCTCGCAGCTGCATGTGTTCGGCTGCTGCGGACACTGGACGCAGATCGAGCACGCGTCCCGCTTCATCCGTCTGGTGGGCGATTTTGTTTGTGAAGGCAACTAA
- a CDS encoding aromatic/alkene/methane monooxygenase hydroxylase/oxygenase subunit alpha, whose amino-acid sequence MDMQVAKKKLGLKERYSVMTRGLDWTPSYQKMEDIYPYIAYEGIKIHDWDKWEDPFRLTMDAYWKYQAEKERKLYAIIDAFNQNNGHLNVTDARYINTVKLFISGISPLEYVAHRGFAHAGRAFPGPGPRVACLMQSLDEIRHAQTQVHAISNYNKYYNGMHDFHHMHDRVWFLSVPKSFFDDAITAGPFEFMVSIGFSFEYVLTNLLFVPFVSGAAYNGDMGTMTFGFSAQSDEARHMTLGLEVIKFILEQDPANVPIVQRWIDKWTWRGYRVLTLVAMMMDYMLPKRTMSWKEAWEVYFEENGGALFKDLARYGITMPKCAEQIALEKDHLSHQAWSTFYNYAAAANFHTWMPDEDEMAWLSSKYPESFDKLYRPRYEFWREQAAKGNRFYNKTLPMLCQTCQIPMLFTEPGDPTKICYREVDYKGDKYHFCSDHCKEIFEHEPEKYVQAWLPVHQIYQGNCFPEGTDPTVEGFDPLAAVLKYYNLEHGRDNLDFDISEDKKNFAEWRGQATKNI is encoded by the coding sequence ATGGACATGCAAGTTGCCAAGAAGAAGCTCGGCCTGAAAGAGCGCTATTCGGTGATGACCCGGGGCCTCGACTGGACCCCGTCGTACCAGAAGATGGAAGACATCTACCCCTACATCGCCTACGAGGGGATCAAGATCCACGACTGGGACAAGTGGGAGGACCCCTTCCGCCTGACCATGGACGCCTACTGGAAGTACCAGGCCGAGAAGGAGCGCAAGCTGTACGCGATCATCGACGCCTTCAACCAGAACAACGGCCACCTCAACGTCACCGACGCGCGCTACATCAACACGGTCAAGCTCTTCATCAGCGGCATCAGCCCGCTCGAGTACGTCGCCCACCGCGGCTTCGCCCACGCCGGCCGTGCCTTCCCGGGCCCCGGCCCGCGGGTGGCCTGCCTGATGCAGTCGCTCGACGAGATCCGCCATGCGCAGACGCAGGTGCACGCGATCTCGAACTACAACAAGTACTACAACGGCATGCACGACTTCCATCACATGCATGACCGCGTGTGGTTCCTGTCGGTGCCCAAGAGCTTCTTCGACGACGCCATCACCGCCGGCCCGTTCGAGTTCATGGTGTCGATCGGCTTCTCGTTCGAGTACGTACTGACCAACCTGCTGTTCGTGCCCTTCGTCTCGGGCGCCGCCTACAACGGCGACATGGGCACGATGACCTTCGGCTTCTCGGCCCAGTCCGACGAAGCACGCCACATGACGCTGGGCCTGGAGGTGATCAAGTTCATCCTCGAGCAGGACCCGGCCAACGTGCCGATCGTGCAGCGCTGGATCGACAAGTGGACCTGGCGCGGCTACCGCGTGCTGACCCTGGTGGCGATGATGATGGACTACATGCTGCCCAAGCGCACGATGAGCTGGAAGGAAGCCTGGGAGGTGTACTTCGAGGAGAACGGCGGTGCGCTGTTCAAGGACCTCGCCCGCTACGGCATCACCATGCCCAAGTGCGCCGAGCAGATCGCGCTCGAGAAGGACCACCTGTCGCACCAGGCCTGGAGCACCTTCTACAACTACGCCGCCGCCGCCAACTTCCACACCTGGATGCCCGACGAGGACGAGATGGCGTGGCTGTCGAGCAAGTATCCGGAGAGCTTCGACAAGCTCTATCGCCCGCGCTACGAGTTCTGGCGCGAGCAGGCCGCCAAGGGCAACCGCTTCTACAACAAGACGCTGCCCATGCTGTGCCAGACCTGCCAGATCCCGATGCTGTTCACCGAGCCGGGCGACCCGACCAAGATCTGCTACCGCGAGGTCGACTACAAGGGCGACAAGTATCACTTCTGCTCGGACCACTGCAAGGAGATCTTCGAGCACGAGCCGGAGAAGTACGTCCAGGCTTGGCTGCCGGTGCACCAGATCTACCAGGGCAACTGCTTCCCCGAGGGCACCGACCCGACCGTCGAAGGCTTCGACCCGCTCGCCGCGGTACTGAAGTACTACAACCTCGAGCATGGTCGCGACAACCTCGACTTCGACATTTCCGAAGACAAGAAGAACTTCGCCGAGTGGCGCGGCCAGGCGACGAAGAACATCTGA